Within the Wolbachia pipientis genome, the region TCTAGTTGCAGTAGTCGTAATTAGCCTAGTAACAGGCGCTTTAGGATCGTTTATGATATGGCAAAGGTTATCTTATCTTGGTGATAGTTTGTCTCATTCTTCGTTGCTTGGTGTTGCACTTGCTTTAATCTTTAAGATTAGCCCATCGCTTAGCATAATGCTCATTGCAATTACATTTGCTATACTACTTTCTCTTAATTTTAACAGATTATATTCTGTTGATACGATATTGAACATTGTTACCAATGTAGTTTTATCATCGAGTTTAATACTTATGTCTTTTCTTCCATCGGGCAATAATAGTATTATTAGCTCACTGTTTGGTGATATATTAACGCTTGATCAAAGTGATATAATATTGATTTTTTTAATCTCTGTAATAGTTACTTTGATATTAATATTTAGATGGCGTTATTGGTTAATGATTTCAATTAATCAAGATTTAGCAGTAGTTGAGAAGATTAATGTTAATTTTGTTAGACTAGAATTTTTAATCACTCTTGCTATATTTATAGCAATTGCTGCCCAATTAATAGGAATATTACTCATTGCTGCATTTTTGCTAATACCAGCAGCATCTGCAAGGCTCATTTCGAAAACTCCAATGCAGATGATTATTGTTGCAACAGTTTTTTCTGTGATTTCTGGGATATCAGGTCTGATGTTATCTGCAAGTTTTGATTTGTTAACTGGCCCTGCAATTATACTTGTTGCAGCCGTATATTTAATTATCGCTTATTTTATAAGGTTAGTATTAAGCAGGTTGGCTTGATTTTAGTCTCGAATGTTAATAATTTTGTAATATACTCATTATAAAACATCACTATTTTAGCACAAAATAGTTTTTGCTATACTATTATTTATATGCTAATGATAAGCTGTTAATTTTATGGAGTAAGCAATATGAGCGAAGAAGGATTTTTTTCTAAATATATAGTACAACCTATGAAAAATTTTTACAATAAGTGTGCTTCTTTTTGGAAGAAGGATGCGTCAGATAATGTGCAGAGTACGGCAGATGATATTGTACAAGAAAGCTCAGAGTCTTTGGATACTCATGTACAATCAAATGAGAATGATATCATATAGGTGGCATGAGGGTTACACCATCCAAAGTTAAAAGATTCCTAGAGAAACCTGATGCTTTACGTGGTGTGTTAATTCATGGAAGTGATAACAGTAGGGTTGGTTTTTATGTACAAGAAATAATTGCCAATTTGGATGAGTATTCAGTTCAGGTGATGGATTTTGCAATAGTGAATAAGTCACCCGGTTTACTGTTTTCTGAGTTGGCAAACATTTCGATGTTTACCAGCAAAAAATTAATTAAGCTGATAAATGTAAGTGGGAGTATATCCAAAGAGTTAAAAAATGTATTAGATTATAATGCAGGCGATCACTATGTAATGATGGTAGCAAGTGATCTTCCATATAATTCTGCAACTAAAAGTTATATGGAGAGTTCAAAAATTTTTGGTGTAATTGCTTGCTATAAGGACAGCAACAGTAATCTTTATGATATTATATCAAGTTACTTAAAACAAAATGATATAAAATGCACAAATGAGATAATCTACCATTTGCAATCTTACTTTAATCATAGCAAGCTGCCTATATGTTCAGAACTTGAGAAGTTAGTTTTATACTTAGGGGAGAGAAAAGACCTAAAACTTACTGATATAGAATTATGCTTTTCAACTTCCGGCAACGACTATGCTACACTTGATGATCTATGCTCTGCCATAGCAAGTAAAGATATGTCGCGTTTCATTAGAATTTCTGATGCATTGATATCGCAAGAAAATTTTTCACCGATAGCACTAATTCGCATTATATCAAATTATTTCCTACGCCTTGAAACCGTTTTGCTGTCAGTGCAAGGCGGAATGAGTGAGCAGGCTGCGATTGATCAGCTAAACCCTCCATTGTTTTTTAAACAATTGCAGAGCTTTAAATCTCATTTGAAAAGTTTGCAACTTTCAGAACTTAAAAAGATTTTGGAAAAATTGATAAGCTTAGAAGTTACCTGTAAAAAAACTGATTTAGATCATAAAATGATTTTTCAGCAGGTGATTTGTCATATTACAAATACAATTACTTGCTATAGCTAACAAAGATAAGGTGTAACCAGACTGCATTCTGTGATTTTTAGCAAAGCACGATCTTTCATTTGAGCTTTCTTCAATTTAAAATAAATATAGAAAATTGCTGCCTATAGCTAAACTGACTTACGACAATTTGAAAAACCGTCATTCTGCTACTAGTTAGCGCCGCGGCGGTATGACGTGTTGCTTAGGTCAGCTATAGCTAAAGTAACTTAGGTTCACCGACAATCGTCATTCCGCTACTAGTTAGCGTCGCAACGGCATGACGTGTTAGCTATAGAATATAGATCAGAGTGCGATCCGAATAGTCGTGGTTTTGTGATGGTTAAATTCCATCTTCCCTAGACATCGGGGATAATGTATGTCTCACATCTTGGAGAATGGCAACCTCTGGGATGCAAGCATGAGACAAAAGCAGGTAATACCTAACCTTTATGGTAAATCCCTGCAAACAGAGTTAGATATGGTTACGAGAGGAACTTATGTTTGAATTGTCGTCAATATCAATATGCGAAATAAGGTTGATACGCATGGACCAAAATGGTATGAAGCACAAGAAGAATCAAGGTTTTGATGCTTGATTATGGATGTTTTCAGCTTCCGGCAAATAGTAAGAACCTAAGTTTAACGTGAAACGAAACCATGGAACGGAGTAACCACATGGAAGCTCTTATTATTCTTTATTTAAAGGATAATCAAGAAGGTAGCCAACCGAATGCTTCTATGTGGAAGGATTGTTTAAGAAGCTAATGCCCGAAGTAATATTTGGGATATGCAGACGTAAACACTGTAGTTTGGAAGGTAAAGTTGTGAATAGTAATAAATATGTTATAGACCAACAAAATGTTAGGTATAAATGGCGTACAATTCCTTGGCGTAAGTTAGAGAAATTTGTATTCAAGTTACAAAAGCGAATTTACCAAGCTGCAAAGTGTGATGATATCAAGAAGGTACATAAACTTCAAAGATTATTACTTAACTCAATGAGTGCAAAATTGCTAGCTGTTAGAAAGGTAACTCAGGATAACAGAGGAAAGAAGACAGCAGGTATTGATGGAAAGGCTAATCTTAATCAAGAAGAAAGATTGCAATTAGCATATTCTTTGGATATAAGAGAGAAAGCTAAACCATCAAGACGTATTTGGATTCCAAAACCTGGGAAAACTGAGAAAAGGCCGTTAGGCATACCTACTATTTCAGAGAGAGCAAAAGAAACACTTATGAAAATGGCGATAGAACCAGAGTGGGAGGCAAAATTTGAGCCAAACACATATGGTTTTAGACCTGGTAGATCATGTCATGATGCAATAGAGGCTATATTCATAGCTCTTGGAGGTAAGACAGCATTTATATTAGATGCTGATATTTCCGGATGCTTTGACCAAATTGACCAAAACGCCTTGCTAAAGAAACTCAATACCACACCAACTTTTAGAAAGATAATAAGAGGATGGTTGAAGGCAGGTGTTATGGAAGATGGAAAGTTTAAACCCACAAAACGTGGCACTATACAAGGAGGAACGATATCACCGTTACTTGCATGTGTTGCATTATATGGATTAGAACAATATGTCAAACAAGCATTAACAAATGAACTTTTTCAATTTATGAAAAAGAAGCGTGGTCAGGGATCGTATGAAGAGGTAAAACAATCAATAAGCGTAATCTTTTACGCAGATGATTGTGCGCCGTAGAGACACGGGAAGTGTTGAAGCTTGCAGTAGATGAGGGAGGGCCCCTCGGAGCCGGTTTGCAAGAGCAGGCTTCAAACAGCCATAAGCTGCTTTAGTAAAGAGCTAAGGTAGTGAGCGTTATGGAAAAGGCACAATTATGTGTCATGTATGAAATAGAGAGACGAACGTAAGTGAACCACTGATGAGGTGTCGAAAGCGTAGGGACGACGTCAAAACCAGGGGGTAGTCGTTAACCTGGGATAAATCTACCAGGAGCTTGTTTACTGGGTAGGTGGCGTCCGGCATAAAAGTGGCGTGAATCTATTTTAGGCTACTGCATGGAACTACGGGAACCTGTCGTTTTGATGATAAGGGAGAAGTCCAAAGAGCCGATCTCTGAGGATGAGAGTACCGATGCGAAAAACAGGGGCGGATCAGCTCGTAGTAGTGAAGAAGTTTCTGTAATGGAAATGGAGCGAAGGAGCTGAGTTATTTAGTTTTAATTATTTATCAACCGAAAGGGAGGAGTTAATGAATAAAACAAAGTCTTTTGATATGCCGAAGCAACTTGTTTGGAGAGCTTATAAACAAGTATCGAAGAATAAAGGAGCGGCTGGTGTAGACGAGGTTACGATAACAAAGTTTGAAGAAAATCTAAAAGATAATCTATACAAACTATGGAATCGGATGTCATCCGGAAGTTATTTTCCAGAGCCAGTAAAAGCTGTTGCAATACCGAAAGGTACAGGAGGAGGACAAAGAACTTTATGTGTTCCTTCAGTATCAGATAGGATAGCGCAAACAGCAGCTACAATGTATCTTGAACCGTTAGTAGAGCCGATATTTCATAAGGATTCATATGGTTATAGACCAAATAAGTCTGCATTGGATGCGGTATATACAGCACGGAAGAGATGTTGGAAAAATGATTGGACAATAGATCTTGATATATCTGGATTTTTTGACAATCTGGACCACGATTTAGCACTGCAGGCTATCAAGAAACACACAGACTGCAAATGGGTCATATTGTATGTTGAAAGGTGGATGAAAGTCCCGATTCAGCAAGCAGATGGCAACAAGGTAGCTAGGGATAAAGGAGTTCCGCAAGGAGGTTCAATAAGTCCAATCATCTCAAACATATTTATGCACCATGCATTTGATATGTGGATGAAACAAAATTACCCAACGGTACCATTTGAAAGATGTGTGGATGATGCGATAGTACACTGCAGAACTAAAAGACAGGCAGAGTTTATGAAAGCAATGATTGAAGAAAGATTGGCCAAGTGTAAATTGAAGTTGCGTCCTGAAAAGACACAGATTGTGTACAATAAGGACGACGACAGAAAAGAAGAATATCCCATACAAAGCTTTGATTTTCTAGGCTATACTTTCAGACCTAGAATAGCAAAGAATAAGATGAGGAATTATTTTGTCTCATTTCTACCAGCAATTTGTAACAAAGCCAAAAAGAAGATCAAGAAAACCATAAAGTCATGGAGAATACATCGGGTCACGTGGACCACATTAGAGGAAATATCGAAGAGAATAGATCCAATAGTCAGAGGCTGGTTTCAGTACTATGGCAGGTTTTATAAATCAGAGATGTATCCATCTCTCAGAAATATAGAGAGATACCTCATAAGATGGGTCAGAACCAAGTATAAGAAACTTCGAGATCACGGAAGGCTAGCAAAGCAATTTCTAGGAAAAGTGAGAAAGAGGTCTCCAAATATTTTCTATCACTGGACACTTGGGTTAGGATCAAAAGACTAAATAATGGGAGCTGTATAAACCGAGAGGTTTCCGTACAGTTCTGCGAGAGACTGGTGGGGAAGCTCCGCCGGTCTACTCTCCTTGTCATCATACATGAGAGTGAAGAAATTATTCTTAAGGCGAAAGTTCTGGTTGAAGAATGGTTAAAAACCATAGGTCTAGAGCTAAAGCCATCAAAAACAAGATAACTCATACTCTAAAGGGAGAAAAGCCAGGTTTTGACTTTCTGGGGTTTACGGTAAGACAATATCCAGTAAATCGTGGTAAGAGAAGCCATAAAACAATAATTATGCCAAGTCGCGAATCCGTGAAACAGCATACATGGGTCATCAAACACAAACTGAAGAAATTGCGTGGTGAATCGCAGGGAGCAGTAATAAAACACATTAACCCAATTATTAAAGGATGGTGTCAATATTACACTTCAGTAGTATCATGTAAGATATTTAGTTTGTTAGATCACATTATGTTTGGAAAACTTTGGAAATGGGCAGTATATAAACACCATAACAAAGGAAACCGCTGGATCAAGGAAAAATACTTTAAAAAGTATGGTAACGATAATTGGCGATTTATGACAAGTAATGGAGTAAATCTTACCAGACATGGAGATTACGTTATTAAACGGCATACCAAGGTGAAAGGAACCAAGACACCATATGATGGTGATTGGGTATACTGGAGTAATCGTCTGAAGAGAGTACCAGATAAGCCAACAAGAGTAACAAATTTATTGAAGTTACAACAAGGTAAGTGTGATTATTGTCAACTTTGGTTTAAAAATGATGATATTTTGGAAGTACATCACAAAGACCAAAATAAGAAAAACAATATAACCAAAAACTTATCTTTGTTACATGGACATTGCCATGATAATTTACACAGAAAGTGTGCATGACAAGCACCAAATTGCAGAGGAGCCGTATGACGGTAACCTGTCACGTACGGTTCTGCAGTCGAGTGGGGAGAGGTGACTTTCTCCACTTAGATAACAACTTGAA harbors:
- the holA gene encoding DNA polymerase III subunit delta, whose translation is MRVTPSKVKRFLEKPDALRGVLIHGSDNSRVGFYVQEIIANLDEYSVQVMDFAIVNKSPGLLFSELANISMFTSKKLIKLINVSGSISKELKNVLDYNAGDHYVMMVASDLPYNSATKSYMESSKIFGVIACYKDSNSNLYDIISSYLKQNDIKCTNEIIYHLQSYFNHSKLPICSELEKLVLYLGERKDLKLTDIELCFSTSGNDYATLDDLCSAIASKDMSRFIRISDALISQENFSPIALIRIISNYFLRLETVLLSVQGGMSEQAAIDQLNPPLFFKQLQSFKSHLKSLQLSELKKILEKLISLEVTCKKTDLDHKMIFQQVICHITNTITCYS
- a CDS encoding metal ABC transporter permease, which produces MLTQDFFINSLVAVVVISLVTGALGSFMIWQRLSYLGDSLSHSSLLGVALALIFKISPSLSIMLIAITFAILLSLNFNRLYSVDTILNIVTNVVLSSSLILMSFLPSGNNSIISSLFGDILTLDQSDIILIFLISVIVTLILIFRWRYWLMISINQDLAVVEKINVNFVRLEFLITLAIFIAIAAQLIGILLIAAFLLIPAASARLISKTPMQMIIVATVFSVISGISGLMLSASFDLLTGPAIILVAAVYLIIAYFIRLVLSRLA
- a CDS encoding reverse transcriptase N-terminal domain-containing protein, with translation MEGLFKKLMPEVIFGICRRKHCSLEGKVVNSNKYVIDQQNVRYKWRTIPWRKLEKFVFKLQKRIYQAAKCDDIKKVHKLQRLLLNSMSAKLLAVRKVTQDNRGKKTAGIDGKANLNQEERLQLAYSLDIREKAKPSRRIWIPKPGKTEKRPLGIPTISERAKETLMKMAIEPEWEAKFEPNTYGFRPGRSCHDAIEAIFIALGGKTAFILDADISGCFDQIDQNALLKKLNTTPTFRKIIRGWLKAGVMEDGKFKPTKRGTIQGGTISPLLACVALYGLEQYVKQALTNELFQFMKKKRGQGSYEEVKQSISVIFYADDCAP
- the ltrA gene encoding group II intron reverse transcriptase/maturase; this translates as MNKTKSFDMPKQLVWRAYKQVSKNKGAAGVDEVTITKFEENLKDNLYKLWNRMSSGSYFPEPVKAVAIPKGTGGGQRTLCVPSVSDRIAQTAATMYLEPLVEPIFHKDSYGYRPNKSALDAVYTARKRCWKNDWTIDLDISGFFDNLDHDLALQAIKKHTDCKWVILYVERWMKVPIQQADGNKVARDKGVPQGGSISPIISNIFMHHAFDMWMKQNYPTVPFERCVDDAIVHCRTKRQAEFMKAMIEERLAKCKLKLRPEKTQIVYNKDDDRKEEYPIQSFDFLGYTFRPRIAKNKMRNYFVSFLPAICNKAKKKIKKTIKSWRIHRVTWTTLEEISKRIDPIVRGWFQYYGRFYKSEMYPSLRNIERYLIRWVRTKYKKLRDHGRLAKQFLGKVRKRSPNIFYHWTLGLGSKD